One genomic segment of Aquamicrobium lusatiense includes these proteins:
- a CDS encoding RT0821/Lpp0805 family surface protein, with product MSRNAQASGNRRTPRGISVSVRAIASVVLLSLGGCGMGGFSLDKAEIDRSIITSNVPSTVSGTATDAGLAADQMTIRNAASAADLEELAGQPLAWANADTGSRGAISAIAETKARGELCRAFSTSRESFDGVTLYKMRICMVGAGAWRIDEFRPA from the coding sequence TTGTCGCGCAACGCGCAAGCTTCTGGCAACCGGCGGACTCCACGTGGGATTTCCGTCTCCGTCAGGGCAATCGCGTCCGTCGTCCTCCTGTCGCTCGGTGGCTGCGGCATGGGCGGTTTCAGCCTCGACAAAGCTGAAATAGACCGTTCGATCATCACCAGCAATGTGCCATCCACCGTGAGTGGCACGGCCACCGATGCCGGCCTCGCTGCCGACCAGATGACCATCCGCAATGCGGCTTCCGCAGCTGACCTCGAAGAACTGGCCGGACAGCCCCTGGCATGGGCCAATGCGGATACGGGTTCACGTGGCGCAATCTCGGCGATTGCCGAAACCAAAGCGAGAGGCGAACTGTGCCGCGCTTTTTCCACCAGCCGTGAAAGTTTCGACGGCGTGACGCTCTACAAGATGCGCATCTGCATGGTCGGGGCCGGCGCCTGGCGCATCGACGAGTTCAGGCCAGCCTAA
- the pdxH gene encoding pyridoxamine 5'-phosphate oxidase: MSDAKLTDHDFTQEEEPFHLFAQWLDDASASEINDPNAVAVATVDEEGLPDVRMVLLKGFDERGFTFYTNFESAKGREILGSMKAAMCFHWKSLRRQVRVRGPVEIVSDAEADEYYASRPRGSRIGAWASKQSRPLESRFALEKAVAEYTARHAVGSIPRPSHWSGFRILPKTIEFWHDRPFRLHDRVVFSRQPDGTGWQTTRLYP; encoded by the coding sequence ATGAGCGATGCCAAGTTAACAGATCATGACTTTACGCAGGAGGAGGAGCCGTTTCACCTGTTTGCCCAATGGCTTGACGATGCGTCAGCTTCCGAGATCAACGATCCGAACGCGGTCGCGGTGGCCACTGTCGATGAGGAGGGCCTGCCGGACGTGCGCATGGTGCTGCTCAAGGGCTTCGATGAGCGCGGCTTCACCTTCTACACCAATTTCGAAAGTGCCAAAGGCCGCGAAATCCTCGGCAGCATGAAGGCGGCCATGTGCTTCCACTGGAAATCGCTGCGCCGGCAGGTGCGGGTGCGCGGACCTGTGGAAATCGTGTCGGATGCGGAGGCGGATGAATATTATGCCTCGCGTCCTCGCGGCAGCCGGATCGGTGCTTGGGCCTCGAAGCAGTCGCGACCGCTGGAAAGCAGGTTCGCTCTGGAAAAGGCCGTTGCCGAATATACCGCCCGCCACGCGGTGGGGAGCATTCCGCGCCCTTCGCACTGGTCCGGTTTCAGAATTCTGCCGAAGACCATCGAATTCTGGCACGATCGTCCGTTCCGGCTTCACGATCGCGTCGTTTTCTCACGCCAACCCGATGGTACGGGCTGGCAGACGACACGCCTCTATCCATGA
- a CDS encoding crotonase/enoyl-CoA hydratase family protein, giving the protein MTHHIQIERRGAVQLIRMNRPEKKNALTRAMYAAMADALTGGDADPAVRVHVFLGVPGAFSAGNDLADFLAIATGGEGGTEVWDFLLALAGSQKPIVSGVDGIAVGIGTTINLHCDLTLATPRTVFRTPFVDLGLVPEAGSSLLAPRLLGRQGAFALLGLGEGFSAERAHQAGLIYGVVHEDRLEETTLAAAEDIAEKPPEALKIARDLMLGSREELKERIRIESAHFRERLTSEEARNALMAFMNRKKG; this is encoded by the coding sequence TTGACCCATCACATACAGATCGAACGGCGCGGCGCGGTTCAGCTCATTCGCATGAACCGGCCCGAAAAGAAGAATGCGCTGACCCGCGCCATGTATGCGGCCATGGCCGACGCGCTGACCGGCGGCGATGCCGATCCGGCGGTGCGCGTGCATGTCTTTCTCGGCGTTCCGGGCGCCTTCTCGGCAGGCAATGATCTTGCCGATTTTCTCGCCATTGCCACCGGTGGCGAAGGCGGAACCGAAGTGTGGGATTTCCTGCTGGCGCTGGCCGGATCGCAGAAACCGATCGTGTCGGGCGTGGATGGCATTGCCGTCGGCATTGGAACGACCATCAACCTGCATTGCGACCTGACTCTGGCCACCCCGCGCACCGTGTTCCGCACTCCCTTCGTCGATCTCGGCCTGGTGCCCGAGGCAGGATCCAGCTTGCTGGCTCCGCGCCTGCTCGGGCGGCAGGGCGCGTTTGCGCTTCTCGGTCTCGGCGAGGGCTTTTCAGCCGAACGCGCCCATCAGGCAGGCCTGATCTACGGCGTCGTCCATGAAGACAGGCTTGAAGAGACGACGCTGGCGGCAGCCGAAGACATCGCCGAAAAGCCGCCGGAAGCGCTGAAGATCGCCCGCGACCTCATGCTCGGCTCCCGCGAAGAACTCAAGGAACGCATCCGGATCGAGAGCGCACATTTCCGCGAACGGCTGACGTCGGAAGAGGCGCGCAACGCGCTCATGGCCTTCATGAACCGGAAGAAGGGCTGA
- a CDS encoding acyl-CoA dehydrogenase family protein: protein MYRAPVEEIAFTLKHVAGLEEALASGALGDLGSDLVDAVLAEAGRFATEEVAPLYKAGDEVGAVLKDAAVTTPPGWKDLYTRWREGGWNSLTGPEEYGGQGLPMMLSVAVLEMWNSASMAFGIGPTLTMGAVEALEKHATDELKAIYLDKLVSGEWMGTMNLTEPQAGSDLAALRTRAERVGDGTYRIFGQKIFITYGEHDFTDNIVHLVLARLPDAPAGTRGISLFLVPKFFVNADGSLGARNDVFCSGLEHKLGIHGSPTCTMIYGDGFGGAEPGAIGWLIGEENKGLACMFTMMNNARLAVGMQGVAIAEAAFQKALAYANERRQGKAASYSGEGMAPIVHHPDVQRNLLTMKALTQIARSISYNCAHAIDMARVSEGDKAQHWRDRANLLTPLAKAFSTDVGVDVASLGVQVHGGMGFIEETGAAALYRDARIAPIYEGTNGIQAIDLVTRKLPLGEGQHVHGYIGELGAIVDGLKGVEGFGRSEKLLREALDDLTEATRYLQEKLAGNSMQEALSAATPYQRLISLVAGGAYLAQAALAGHDNERVALARFFAENMLGEVAALKERVLGGAESLSLAGASLITA, encoded by the coding sequence ATGTATCGCGCACCGGTCGAAGAAATCGCCTTCACTCTCAAGCATGTGGCCGGACTGGAGGAAGCGCTCGCCTCGGGCGCGCTGGGCGATCTGGGCAGCGATCTGGTCGACGCGGTGCTGGCCGAGGCCGGGCGGTTCGCCACGGAAGAGGTAGCGCCTCTTTACAAGGCCGGCGATGAGGTCGGCGCGGTGCTGAAGGATGCGGCCGTCACCACCCCTCCCGGCTGGAAGGATCTTTACACACGCTGGCGCGAGGGCGGCTGGAACAGCCTGACCGGGCCGGAAGAATATGGCGGACAGGGCTTGCCGATGATGCTCTCGGTTGCCGTTCTGGAAATGTGGAACTCGGCCTCCATGGCCTTCGGCATCGGCCCGACGCTGACCATGGGCGCGGTCGAGGCGCTGGAAAAGCATGCCACGGATGAGCTGAAGGCCATCTATCTCGACAAGCTGGTGTCGGGCGAATGGATGGGCACCATGAACCTGACCGAACCGCAGGCGGGCTCCGACCTCGCAGCCCTGCGCACCCGCGCCGAACGCGTGGGCGACGGCACCTACCGCATCTTCGGTCAGAAGATTTTCATCACCTATGGCGAGCACGATTTCACCGACAACATCGTGCATCTGGTGCTGGCGCGCCTGCCGGACGCGCCGGCGGGAACGCGCGGCATTTCGCTGTTCCTCGTGCCGAAATTCTTCGTCAACGCGGACGGCTCGCTCGGCGCGCGCAACGACGTGTTCTGCTCGGGTCTCGAACACAAGCTCGGCATTCACGGCTCACCCACCTGCACCATGATCTATGGCGACGGTTTCGGCGGGGCGGAGCCCGGTGCCATCGGCTGGCTGATCGGTGAGGAAAACAAGGGCCTCGCCTGCATGTTCACGATGATGAACAATGCCCGTCTGGCGGTCGGCATGCAGGGCGTGGCGATTGCGGAGGCAGCGTTCCAGAAAGCGCTGGCCTATGCCAATGAGCGCCGGCAGGGCAAGGCCGCTTCCTATTCGGGCGAAGGCATGGCGCCGATCGTCCACCACCCCGACGTGCAGCGCAACCTGCTGACGATGAAGGCGCTGACACAGATCGCCCGCTCCATCTCCTACAACTGCGCCCATGCCATCGACATGGCGCGCGTGTCGGAAGGCGACAAGGCGCAGCACTGGCGCGACCGCGCCAATCTTCTCACGCCGCTGGCCAAGGCCTTCTCCACCGATGTCGGCGTGGACGTCGCTTCGCTCGGCGTGCAGGTGCATGGCGGCATGGGCTTCATCGAGGAAACGGGGGCAGCGGCCCTTTACCGCGATGCGCGCATCGCGCCGATCTACGAAGGCACCAACGGCATTCAGGCCATCGACCTCGTGACCCGCAAGCTGCCGCTTGGCGAAGGCCAGCATGTGCATGGCTATATCGGGGAGCTTGGCGCAATCGTCGACGGGCTGAAGGGGGTAGAGGGCTTTGGCCGGAGCGAAAAGTTGCTTCGCGAAGCGCTTGATGACCTCACCGAAGCGACGCGTTATCTGCAGGAAAAGCTTGCCGGCAACTCCATGCAGGAGGCGCTGAGCGCTGCAACGCCTTATCAGCGCCTGATCTCTCTGGTGGCCGGCGGCGCCTATCTCGCGCAGGCGGCCCTTGCCGGCCACGACAACGAGCGCGTTGCGCTCGCCCGCTTCTTCGCCGAGAACATGCTGGGCGAGGTCGCGGCGCTGAAAGAGCGGGTGCTGGGCGGTGCGGAGAGCCTCAGCCTTGCCGGCGCATCGCTGATAACGGCCTGA
- a CDS encoding glycoside hydrolase family 25 protein, translating to MGATQSDFWRRLFAAAAIAFAAPSAALASDFSEPWKRDDRALVIDAYEYNSIDWAELASDKRIVGFINKASDGLPPPYACKGDETEVRLCRALFRRHAVAKELFQTRRTVARALGLEWGAYHLARPGNPIEQANNFIDFARPGPDDLMALDIEDNDPEKWMSLADAEEFVRHVHRRVGRFPVLYTNGSTAQHIADHRHLYPLLSRLPLWYARYKPEIDMHFPKGNWRSYALWQFATQANCNARRCPYRVPGTPTDIDVNVAAMTAEELRTAWPFGGLVGVPVDMLFRVPVPVARAEALEGEVTIAYVDVARLPTFLMLAEAAGEGWRRMRYGWAVAMSGPYRGRYRHGMAEYAAGKLEAFQQMIADAESAAGIDPIATGSINAKD from the coding sequence TTGGGAGCAACGCAATCAGACTTTTGGCGCAGGCTGTTCGCCGCGGCGGCAATTGCCTTTGCCGCCCCGTCCGCCGCGCTTGCGTCCGATTTCAGCGAGCCGTGGAAACGCGATGACCGCGCGCTGGTCATCGATGCCTACGAGTATAATTCGATAGACTGGGCCGAGCTTGCTAGCGACAAGCGCATCGTCGGCTTCATCAACAAGGCTTCCGACGGGTTGCCTCCGCCCTATGCCTGCAAGGGTGACGAGACCGAGGTGCGCTTGTGCCGGGCGCTGTTTCGCCGCCATGCGGTGGCAAAGGAGCTGTTTCAGACACGGCGCACCGTGGCGCGGGCGCTCGGCCTGGAATGGGGCGCCTATCATCTTGCCCGCCCCGGCAATCCGATCGAACAGGCGAACAATTTCATCGATTTCGCGCGGCCCGGTCCGGATGACCTGATGGCGCTCGACATCGAGGACAACGACCCGGAAAAATGGATGTCGCTGGCCGACGCCGAGGAGTTCGTGCGCCATGTGCATCGCCGCGTCGGGCGCTTCCCGGTTCTCTACACCAACGGCTCGACCGCACAGCATATCGCCGACCACCGCCATCTCTATCCGCTGCTGTCGCGGCTGCCGCTCTGGTATGCGCGCTACAAGCCCGAGATCGACATGCATTTCCCAAAGGGCAACTGGCGGAGCTACGCGCTGTGGCAGTTCGCAACGCAGGCCAACTGCAATGCCCGGCGCTGCCCGTATCGCGTGCCCGGCACACCGACCGACATCGACGTGAACGTCGCGGCGATGACGGCAGAGGAACTGCGTACAGCCTGGCCTTTCGGCGGTCTGGTCGGCGTGCCGGTCGATATGCTGTTTCGCGTGCCGGTGCCCGTCGCGCGCGCTGAAGCGCTGGAAGGTGAAGTCACCATCGCATACGTCGATGTCGCCCGGTTGCCGACATTTTTGATGCTGGCGGAAGCGGCTGGCGAGGGCTGGCGCCGGATGCGTTATGGCTGGGCCGTGGCCATGAGCGGGCCTTACAGGGGCCGGTATCGCCATGGAATGGCGGAATATGCAGCCGGCAAGCTGGAGGCGTTCCAGCAGATGATCGCCGACGCCGAATCCGCAGCCGGGATCGACCCGATAGCCACCGGATCAATCAACGCGAAGGATTAG